One stretch of Nicotiana tabacum cultivar K326 chromosome 18, ASM71507v2, whole genome shotgun sequence DNA includes these proteins:
- the LOC107789445 gene encoding NDR1/HIN1-like protein 10 has protein sequence MNDPNRPPVTGYPAAAPPNPNGYGGYGSSAQPPPPGTAYPYAAPPPSSTTYYNNNPYYQQSIPYAVQRATFLRRIIAIAIAAMVITGTFVFIVWLILRPRLPEFRVDSLSVSNLNLSNSLISANWDLRFTVRNPNKKLTLYYDDVAAAVFYDSASLSDTTVPPFFQDKRAETAQKASFATSGSYVENRAFDGMNKERARSSAIGFDVRMVARVRFKAGSWRARRRFIRVYCKDLSVGVGPNKSSGNLLGGPRQCRVGL, from the coding sequence ATGAACGACCCCAATAGACCACCAGTTACCGGTTACCCCGCCGCCGCCCCTCCAAACCCTAACGGTTACGGCGGTTACGGCAGTTCCGCTCAACCCCCACCACCCGGCACCGCCTACCCATACGCCGCACCCCCACCTTCCTCCACCACATACTACAACAACAATCCATACTACCAACAATCCATTCCTTACGCCGTCCAACGGGCCACCTTCCTCCGCCGCATAATCGCTATAGCCATAGCTGCTATGGTCATCACCGGCACCTTTGTTTTTATCGTCTGGCTCATCCTCCGCCCCCGTCTACCGGAGTTCCGAGTCGACTCGCTCTCAGTCTCAAACCTTAATCTCTCCAATTCATTAATTTCCGCTAATTGGGACCTCCGTTTTACTGTCCGAAACCCCAACAAAAAGTTGACACTTTACTACGATGATGTAGCAGCAGCGGTTTTTTATGATTCGGCTTCGCTTTCCGACACTACAGTCCCGCCGTTTTTTCAGGATAAACGGGCTGAGACTGCCCAGAAAGCGAGTTTTGCTACTTCAGGTTCGTATGTAGAGAATCGAGCCTTTGATGGGATGAATAAAGAGAGGGCTCGAAGTAGTGCAATTGGGTTTGATGTGAGGATGGTGGCTAGGGTCAGGTTTAAGGCGGGGTCTTGGAGAGCGAGGAGGAGGTTTATAAGGGTTTACTGTAAGGATTTGTCTGTTGGGGTTGGGCCCAATAAGTCGTCCGGGAACTTGCTTGGTGGGCCCCGACAGTGCCGGGTTGGACTCTGA